From a single Mangifera indica cultivar Alphonso chromosome 19, CATAS_Mindica_2.1, whole genome shotgun sequence genomic region:
- the LOC123202824 gene encoding bidirectional sugar transporter SWEET1-like isoform X1 — protein MHIAHFIFGIFGNAAALFLFLAPAITFKRIIRSKSTEQFSGIPYVMTMLNCLLSAWYGLPFISEDNLLVSTINGAGSAIELVYVIIFLIFAPRKEKAKIFGLLVSILTVFATVALVSLLALHGNARKNFCGFAATIFSVIMYASPLSVIRMVIKTKSVEFMPFFLSLFVFLCGTSFFVYGLVGKDPFVAVPNGFGCGLGAVQLILYFIYHKKEDEQKKPEAANVCVEMSQETKAAVNGAKVEEV, from the exons GATCACATTCAAGAGGATCATAAGAAGCAAATCCACAGAGCAGTTTTCTGGAATCCCCTACGTCATGACTATGCTTAACTGCCTCCTTTCGGCTTG gtaTGGTCTTCCTTTCATATCTGAAGACAACCTTTTGGTTTCAACAATCAATGGTGCAGGTTCTGCAATAGAGTTGGTTTATGTGATAATCTTTCTAATCTTTGCACCTAGGAAGGAAAAGGCCAAAATTTTTGGCCTCTTGGTATCCATTCTCACAGTATTTGCAACTGTAGCTTTAGTGTCCCTTTTGGCCCTCCATGGAAACGCCAGGAAAAACTTCTGCGGTTTTGCCGCAACAATTTTCTCCGTTATCATGTATGCCTCACCTCTGTCTGTCATT AGAATGGTGATTAAGACCAAGAGTGTGGAGTTTATGCCATTCTTCTTGTCACTGTTTGTGTTCCTTTGTGGCacttcattttttgtttatggGCTGGTTGGTAAAGACCCCTTTGTGGCT GTTCCCAATGGCTTTGGTTGTGGGCTAGGAGCAGTGCAGCTGATCTTGTATTTCATCTACCACAAGAAGGAGGATGAGCAAAAGAAGCCTGAGGCCGCAAATGTGTGTGTTGAGATGAGCCAAGAGACAAAAGCTGCGGTCAATGGGGCTAAAGTTGAAGAAGTTTAG